GGATCGCCGTAATATCCGTCATTGTCCTGTTCCTCGCCGCATGCGGCACGAAGCCGGCGCCGAATCAGACGGCAGGACAGCAAGGCGGGCAAACGCAGGGCAGCCAGCCGAGCGGGCAGACGGGAGGCGCCGCCGCCGGTTCGGCGCAAGGACAAACGGGCAATCAGCAAGGTCAACAGAAAAGCTGGTCCAAACCGCCTGAAATGAAAATTGACCCGAATAAGTCGTATCAGGCAACAGTGAAAACCTCAAAGGGTACTTTCAAGGTGGAGCTGTTTGCCAAAGACGCGCCCAAAACGGTCAACAATTTCGTATTTTTATCCAAAGAAGGTTTCTATAACGACGTCGTTTTCCACCGCATCATGAAGACGTTTATGGTGCAAACCGGCGACCCGACAGGAACAGGGCGCGGCGGCCCGGGCTACCAATTCGAAGACGAGCTGAAATCGCCTTATAAATACGAGCCGGGCATCGTCGCGATGGCGAATGCGGGCCCGAATACGAACGGCAGCCAGTTTTTCATCTGCACCGGCGAAGACAGCAAAAACTTAAACAAAATGCCTAACTATACGATTTTCGGCAAGGTGATTGAAGGCATGGACATCGTGCAGGCGATTGCCGCTACGCCGGTTCAGGCAAGCGCCACGGGAGAAATGAGCAGCCCGAAGGAAAAAGTGACGATCCAATCGATCGAAATCACCGAAAAATAACGCGAAATTGCAGATTTAGTCGAACTTGCAACACTTGAAGCGGCACCAACACAGCGCAGAGATGCGCTGTTTCTTTTTCAGAGAAATTCGGGAAAAGGGGATGGGGATAGATGGCGCTGGAACGGCTGGACAGATACCGCGGCAGCCTGCTCGGATTGGCGGTTGGAGATGCGTTGGGGGCCCCGGTGGAAGGAAATTCGCCGGGCACCTTCGATCCGGTGACAGAGATGACGGGAGGCGGTACGGCGGGCCTCGCAGCCGGACAATGGACGGACGATACGGCGATGGCGCTTTGCCTTGCGGAAAGCTTGACGGAGAGAGGCGGATTTCATCCGCCCGATCAGATGGCCCGCTATGTGAAGTGGTATCGTGAAGGATACCTCAGCAGCACAGGAACCTGTATCGGCATCGGCGAGACGACGCGCGCGGCGCTGGAGCGTTTCGAAGCGACCGGAGATCCGTTTTCCGGCTCGCTGAACCCCATGACGGCAGGAAACGGTTCGATCATGAGACTCGCGCCGGTCGCCATGTTTTATGCCAGACAGCCGCTGACGGCGCTGATGAAATGCGGCGACAGCTCGATGACGACGCATGCATCCGTTCAGGCTGTCGATGCCTGCCGATATTTCGGCGGGCTGCTGGTCGGCGCACTCTCCGGGGAAAGCAAGGAAACGCTGCTTTCCGGGCGGTATACGCCGGCGCCCGGTTTTTGGGATCGCTATCCGCTTGTTCCCGACATCGATCGTGTCGCGCTTGGCTCCTATCGGTCGATGGAGCCTCCCGACATTCAGGGGAGCGGGTATGTCGCCAAATCGCTGGAAGCGGCGTTATGGGCTTTTTACCGGAGCTGCAGCTTCGCCGAAGGCGCGCTTCTCGCCGTCAATCTCGGCGACGACGCCGATACGACCGCTGCCGTATACGGACAGCTGGCCGGCGCCTACTACGGGGTGCAGACGATCCCGGACGAATGGCTGGGCAAACTTGCGAAGAAGGAATACATCGATGAGTTGGCACGCAAATTGTGCAGCCAATCCGAAGAGGTGAACGGATAATGACTTCAGAGCAAGTACCGTGCTTGTTGCTTCACGGATTTACCGGAGGACCTTTCGAGGTCGAGCCGATGGCCCGGTATCTGGAAAGTTTCGGATGCGCGTGCCGGACGCCGACGCTTCCCGGTCACGATCCCGAGCTGAAGGGACTGAAGGACGCGCGCTGGCATGAATGGATTCAGGCCGCTTCCGGAGAAGCGGAATATCTGGAGCGGCAGTACGGAACGTTCGATCTGGTCGGCTTCTCGATGGGGGGCCTGATCGCCGCATATTTGGCCAACCGGTTTGCAGTGAGGCGGCTGGTGCTGCTGAATGCGGCGGCGATCTACGTCAGTCCCGGTCGATTTGTGAGGGAGCTGGCGGAGCGGACGCGAACCTGGAAATGGAGCGACTGGAGCAAGGCGAAACGAACGCCGCTCAAGGCGACAGGACAGTTTCTGCGTCTCGCCCGCGAGCTGCGGCCCGAATTTTCCCTCGTAACCGTACCAACATTGGTCGTTCAAGGAGGGCTTGACCCGATCGTGCACCCTCGCAGCGCTCAGTATATATTTAACCGGCTTGCCGGGGAAAAAAAGCTGGTGACGTTTCCGGAATCCAAACATATGATCTGTCTCGAACCGGAAGCGGAGAGGCTGTTCGAACTCGTTCATCAATTTTTCAGATCAGAGGACCGGATATGAACGTAACGGGATTTAATCACATTACTCTGAAAGTATCCGATCTCGTCTTGTCGCTGGCTTTTTACGAAGATGTTCTCGGGATGAAGCTCGTTCACCGGGGACGTACGGACGTTTATCTCGAATGGGGCGGCGCCTGGATTTGCCTTGTGGAACGGCCCGTCCCGGATGAGAAGCCGCACACGAGTTTCCCGTCATCCTGCTGTGGAATGGACCATGTCGCTTTTTCCATAGGGGAAGAGGACTTCGATGCCGCGGTACATAAGCTGAAAAGGCACCAAGTGAACATCGTGAGAGGGCCGGTGGAGAGGGGAGGCGGACGATGCGTCAACTTTCTCGATCCGGACGGAATACAGCTCGAGCTCAATACCGGAAACCTCGCAGGGCGAATGGAGCACTGGAAGTAATCCTTAGAGCCACAAGACGGGTTGGCAAGCTCTTTGCGGCAGTTCTGTTGGTCATCTTGCTTTGGGCCGGATGGGTACAGTGGCGATTGTATTCGCTCGCCGATACGCTGCCGCAGCAGCCGGCAGACGTGGGCATCGTGCTGGGGGCGGCACTGTGGGGCGACGAGCCAAGCCCTGCTCTGAAGGAACGGCTCGACCGCGCCGCCGAGCTGTACAAGCAGCATATGTTTCCGCGGCTTATCGTTTCCGGCGGATACGATGTGCCAAACGCCAAGCTGACCGAAGCGGAAGGGATGCGCGATTATTTGGTCAATCTGGGGGTCCCGGCCAAGCAGATCGTTTTGGAAAACAAAGCGACGAGCACCTATGAAAACGTACTGTTCAGCAAACAGCTGATGGACCGCTCCGGATGGCGCAAAGCGATCGTTATCACCCACCGGTATCACGGGCTGCGCGCGCTTGAAATGGCGAAGAGCGTCGGTATGGAAGATCCGGGGCTGGCGGTGATGGACTCGAAGGCGCTTATCATGTGGTGGCATTTGGGACGGGAAACGCTCGCTTATACGAAATGGCAGTGGGACAAGCTGATGCTTCAGATCCCGGTCCTCCGGGGCGATTCCGTTCAAAATTAAAACAGCACCTCACCCGGCGAGACGGACGGCTATTGGCATGTCGTCCCTGCGTCGGGGAGGTGCTGTTCGTTTTGCGCCATTACCGTGATTCGTGAATGCTAATTATCCGTTTACGATCGTTCCGCCGTTCACATGCAGAATTTGCCCGGACATATAGGAGGAATCGCCGCAGGCGAGAAACACATAGCTCGGAGCCAGCTCTTCCGGCTGGCCGGCGCGTTTCATCGGCGTCGTGGAGCCGAACTTTGCCACCTGCTGCTCGTTAAAGGTCGACGGAATGAGCGGCGTCCAGATCGGCCCCGGAGCGACTCCGTTGACGCGAATGCCGCGCCCGATCAGCTGCTGCGACAATGAGCGGGTGAATGTGACGATGGCTCCTTTGGTCGCGGAGTAATCGACAAGCTGTTCGTTGCCTTCGTAGGCCGTAATCGACGCGGTGTTGATAATGGCCGACCCTTGCTGCAAATGCGGCAGCGCCGCTTTCGTCAAATAAAACATCGAAAAAATGTTCGTTCGGAACGTTTTTTCAAGCTGCTGGGCGCTGATGTCCGCTATGCTTTTTTGCGGGTGCTGCTCGGCGGCGTTGTTGACTAAAATATCGAGGCGGCCTAACGTATTGACCGTTTGCTCGATCGCTTGCTTGCAAAACGCTTCGTCGCCGATATCCCCGGCGATTGTCAGGCATTTGCGGCCTTCCTGCTCGACCTGGCGTTTCGTCTCCTCGGCATCGCCGTGCTCGTTTAAATAGACGATCGCCACATCGGCGCCTTCCTTGGCGTAAAAGACCGCAACCGCGCGGCCGATGCCGCTGTCTCCGCCCGTGATGACGGCCACTTTGCCGGTCAGCTTGCCGGCCGGTTTATACCGGTTATCCTCGAAAGCGGGGAGGGGGTTCATCTGCGATTCGATCCCGGGCTGCTGATTTTGGTGCTGGGGAGGGAACGTTTGCTTCTCTTGGGTTGTGGTAGGCACGTAAGCAATCTCCTTTGCAGAAATGGTTTCCCTTTTATCATGTTCCACACGTTCCCAATTATTCTTTGTCCCGGTAATGATAGTCATATAATCGGCGGTATCCTGACTTTTCGTAAAGCGAAACGGCAGGAGCATTGTCCGCCATCACTTGCAGATAGAGCCGCTCAGCACCGCGTTTTAACGCCCATGAGGCCAGATGATGCAGAATGAATGTCCCGACGCCGCGGCGGCGAAAGTCGGGATGAGCCGCTATGTTCGTAAAGCCGGCCCATCCGCGTTCGGTTACGGCCGTTCCGACTCCCGCGATTTTTCCGTTCATCCGAATCGATAAAAAAGCGCATTCGGGGGCAATACGCCCACAAAGCCCTTCGTAAAAAGGACGCCGCAATTCGGGAAACTGCTCCGCTTGCAAAAAGCCGTCGATCCAGTCGTCGTCCGCATTGTTCAGCAGCACCGCTTCAAATGCCGGCCCGTCAGATTTTTCGGGTGAGACGTCCGGCGGACTTGTCCGCTGAACCACCTCCCGGCAGTCGCCAATCATCATCGTGGTGACCGTATTTTTGACGTAACCTTCCTTTTCCAATCTCTCATCCAAGCCGTCCGGCGACGCCGGGCTGATATGGAAACGGGCCGGCAGCCTGTTCCTCGCATAAAACGCCTCGATGTCCTTCAACCAATCGTCGTTTCCCGGCATGCTGCCTGACGTATATACGCTGTTAGCCCTCCG
The window above is part of the Paenibacillus hamazuiensis genome. Proteins encoded here:
- a CDS encoding SDR family oxidoreductase, translated to MPTTTQEKQTFPPQHQNQQPGIESQMNPLPAFEDNRYKPAGKLTGKVAVITGGDSGIGRAVAVFYAKEGADVAIVYLNEHGDAEETKRQVEQEGRKCLTIAGDIGDEAFCKQAIEQTVNTLGRLDILVNNAAEQHPQKSIADISAQQLEKTFRTNIFSMFYLTKAALPHLQQGSAIINTASITAYEGNEQLVDYSATKGAIVTFTRSLSQQLIGRGIRVNGVAPGPIWTPLIPSTFNEQQVAKFGSTTPMKRAGQPEELAPSYVFLACGDSSYMSGQILHVNGGTIVNG
- a CDS encoding GNAT family N-acetyltransferase, with product MATGVNIGLLEQLAFNTWPAAVQWSYGDWIARYSGGVTRRANSVYTSGSMPGNDDWLKDIEAFYARNRLPARFHISPASPDGLDERLEKEGYVKNTVTTMMIGDCREVVQRTSPPDVSPEKSDGPAFEAVLLNNADDDWIDGFLQAEQFPELRRPFYEGLCGRIAPECAFLSIRMNGKIAGVGTAVTERGWAGFTNIAAHPDFRRRGVGTFILHHLASWALKRGAERLYLQVMADNAPAVSLYEKSGYRRLYDYHYRDKE
- a CDS encoding YdcF family protein — protein: MVILLWAGWVQWRLYSLADTLPQQPADVGIVLGAALWGDEPSPALKERLDRAAELYKQHMFPRLIVSGGYDVPNAKLTEAEGMRDYLVNLGVPAKQIVLENKATSTYENVLFSKQLMDRSGWRKAIVITHRYHGLRALEMAKSVGMEDPGLAVMDSKALIMWWHLGRETLAYTKWQWDKLMLQIPVLRGDSVQN
- a CDS encoding ADP-ribosylglycohydrolase family protein, encoding MALERLDRYRGSLLGLAVGDALGAPVEGNSPGTFDPVTEMTGGGTAGLAAGQWTDDTAMALCLAESLTERGGFHPPDQMARYVKWYREGYLSSTGTCIGIGETTRAALERFEATGDPFSGSLNPMTAGNGSIMRLAPVAMFYARQPLTALMKCGDSSMTTHASVQAVDACRYFGGLLVGALSGESKETLLSGRYTPAPGFWDRYPLVPDIDRVALGSYRSMEPPDIQGSGYVAKSLEAALWAFYRSCSFAEGALLAVNLGDDADTTAAVYGQLAGAYYGVQTIPDEWLGKLAKKEYIDELARKLCSQSEEVNG
- a CDS encoding peptidylprolyl isomerase, which translates into the protein MKAVRTWKWIAVISVIVLFLAACGTKPAPNQTAGQQGGQTQGSQPSGQTGGAAAGSAQGQTGNQQGQQKSWSKPPEMKIDPNKSYQATVKTSKGTFKVELFAKDAPKTVNNFVFLSKEGFYNDVVFHRIMKTFMVQTGDPTGTGRGGPGYQFEDELKSPYKYEPGIVAMANAGPNTNGSQFFICTGEDSKNLNKMPNYTIFGKVIEGMDIVQAIAATPVQASATGEMSSPKEKVTIQSIEITEK
- a CDS encoding alpha/beta hydrolase encodes the protein MTSEQVPCLLLHGFTGGPFEVEPMARYLESFGCACRTPTLPGHDPELKGLKDARWHEWIQAASGEAEYLERQYGTFDLVGFSMGGLIAAYLANRFAVRRLVLLNAAAIYVSPGRFVRELAERTRTWKWSDWSKAKRTPLKATGQFLRLARELRPEFSLVTVPTLVVQGGLDPIVHPRSAQYIFNRLAGEKKLVTFPESKHMICLEPEAERLFELVHQFFRSEDRI
- a CDS encoding VOC family protein, producing MNVTGFNHITLKVSDLVLSLAFYEDVLGMKLVHRGRTDVYLEWGGAWICLVERPVPDEKPHTSFPSSCCGMDHVAFSIGEEDFDAAVHKLKRHQVNIVRGPVERGGGRCVNFLDPDGIQLELNTGNLAGRMEHWK